The following coding sequences are from one Nonlabens arenilitoris window:
- a CDS encoding tetratricopeptide repeat protein, whose translation MITPDDILLEKYFKNSLTEEDHLQFKIRKQDSKFVEKLILEKQLHDTFNDAGWSFANNVDKSVIKEYQDLFNDDDIVKLKATLKNIDHAGEPLKSRYDFRWKHLIYAAAASVVIIISVSQFNGINSSPEHVYATYLDKNQLTYSIVRDGENQGSLDEATALFIDEKYSEAMPIIENSINTSQQNLPTFYLLKGISLMEMGSYDEALTTYNQLISSNFLDAEKGYWYKGLLYLKKGDEANALIIFNKIEKENLYNASKATEIIELLK comes from the coding sequence TTCAATTTAAAATTAGAAAACAGGATTCAAAATTTGTTGAAAAATTAATTTTAGAGAAACAATTACATGATACCTTTAACGATGCAGGATGGAGCTTTGCAAATAATGTAGATAAATCTGTAATTAAGGAATATCAAGATTTATTTAATGATGATGATATTGTTAAACTCAAAGCAACCTTAAAGAATATTGATCACGCAGGTGAACCTCTTAAATCTAGGTATGATTTTAGATGGAAACATTTGATATATGCAGCCGCAGCATCTGTAGTTATTATAATTAGCGTCTCGCAATTTAATGGGATCAACTCAAGTCCAGAGCATGTATATGCTACTTACTTGGATAAAAATCAATTGACTTACTCAATCGTGAGAGATGGAGAAAACCAAGGCTCCTTAGATGAAGCGACCGCATTGTTTATAGATGAAAAATATAGTGAGGCAATGCCTATTATAGAAAACTCTATAAATACATCACAACAAAATCTTCCGACTTTTTATCTTTTAAAAGGTATCTCTTTAATGGAAATGGGGTCATACGATGAGGCTCTTACAACTTATAATCAATTAATCTCTAGTAACTTTTTAGATGCTGAAAAAGGATACTGGTATAAAGGGTTATTGTATCTCAAAAAAGGAGATGAGGCTAATGCACTGATAATTTTTAATAAAATCGAAAAAGAAAATTTATACAATGCTAGTAAAGCAACTGAGATTATCGAGTTGCTTAAATAA